In Pseudomonas rhizosphaerae, one DNA window encodes the following:
- a CDS encoding outer membrane protein assembly factor BamE: MQNTKHLLTSLTFVGLLALAGCSFPGVYKIDIQQGNVVTQDMIDQLRPGMTRRQVRFIMGNPLLVDTFHANRWDYLYSLQPGGGERQQERMSVLFNGNDQLVGLSGDFMPGVSKDQAILGSDTDTNVAPQQGEPQKAEEPPKPGSMLEDIQRDVDGVKTVPVPAPQPLDVSPQ; encoded by the coding sequence ATGCAAAACACCAAGCACTTGCTAACCAGCCTCACCTTCGTGGGACTGCTCGCACTCGCCGGTTGTTCATTCCCCGGGGTTTACAAAATCGACATCCAGCAGGGCAATGTCGTCACGCAGGACATGATAGACCAGTTAAGGCCCGGAATGACCCGTCGGCAAGTAAGGTTTATCATGGGCAACCCACTGCTGGTCGACACGTTTCACGCCAATCGCTGGGATTACCTGTACAGCTTGCAGCCAGGTGGCGGCGAACGTCAGCAGGAACGCATGAGTGTCCTGTTCAACGGCAACGACCAACTGGTTGGCCTGTCCGGTGATTTCATGCCCGGCGTCAGCAAGGACCAGGCTATCCTGGGCAGCGACACCGATACCAACGTGGCACCCCAGCAGGGCGAGCCGCAAAAGGCCGAAGAGCCGCCCAAGCCGGGCTCGATGCTCGAAGACATCCAGCGCGATGTCGACGGCGTGAAGACTGTTCCCGTCCCGGCGCCGCAGCCGCTGGACGTCTCGCCGCAATAA
- a CDS encoding GntR family transcriptional regulator, translating into MGIDQVRQRRLSDGIIERLEAMILEGTLKAGERLPAERALAEQFGVSRPSLREAIQKLVAKGMLVSRQGGGNYVCHKLGSTFSDPLLALLESNPESQRDLLEFRHTLEASCAFYAAQRATEIDREQLKLAMDVLEDCYRRVDSVTREEEGVADANFHLAIAEASHNAVLLHTVRGLFDMLKRNMVVNIGGMHRHSVETRDKLIAQHRQLFQAIVKGQAEQARELASLHITYVQGVLDEARQTVQRTARAQRRNGL; encoded by the coding sequence ATGGGTATTGATCAAGTCCGTCAGCGGCGTTTGTCCGATGGCATCATCGAGCGTCTGGAAGCCATGATTCTCGAGGGTACGCTGAAGGCTGGCGAACGCTTGCCGGCCGAGCGTGCGCTCGCCGAGCAATTCGGCGTGTCGCGGCCCTCGCTGCGTGAGGCCATCCAGAAATTGGTGGCCAAGGGCATGCTGGTCAGTCGTCAAGGTGGCGGTAATTATGTTTGCCACAAGCTGGGCTCGACGTTCAGCGATCCGCTGCTGGCATTGCTGGAAAGCAATCCGGAGAGTCAGCGCGATCTGCTGGAATTTCGTCACACGCTGGAAGCGTCATGTGCGTTCTATGCGGCGCAGCGCGCCACTGAGATCGATCGTGAACAACTGAAGCTGGCCATGGATGTTCTGGAAGACTGTTACCGGCGGGTCGACAGCGTGACGCGGGAGGAGGAGGGCGTGGCCGATGCCAACTTTCACCTGGCCATCGCCGAAGCCAGCCACAACGCGGTGTTGCTGCACACCGTGCGCGGGCTGTTCGACATGCTCAAGCGCAACATGGTGGTGAACATCGGCGGCATGCACCGGCACAGCGTCGAAACTCGCGACAAGCTGATCGCGCAGCATCGGCAGCTGTTTCAGGCCATCGTGAAGGGGCAGGCAGAGCAGGCGCGGGAGTTGGCCAGTCTGCACATCACCTACGTGCAGGGCGTGCTCGACGAGGCGCGGCAGACCGTGCAGCGAACCGCTCGCGCGCAGCGACGCAACGGCTTGTAA
- a CDS encoding lactate permease LctP family transporter, which yields MQTWQQIYNPLGSLGLSALVAVIPIVFFFLALAVFRMKGYIAGSITLALSIILAIFAYGMPADMALAAAGYGFMYGLWPIAWIIVAAVFLYKLTVKSGQFEIIRSSVLSITDDQRLQVLLIGFCFGAFLEGAAGFGAPVAITAALLVGLGFNPLYAAGLCLIANTAPVAFGALGIPIIVAGQVTGIDPFKIGAMTGRQLPLLSLIVPFWLVFIMDGLRGVRETWPAALVAGLSFAIVQYLTSNFIGPELPDITSALASIVCLTLFLKVWQPKRAASSETVAVSGGAAVMGGGPTGKASTVGGSTPTPYSLGQILKAWSPFLILTVLVTIWTLKPFKAMFAPGGAMYNFVFNFAIPHLDQLVLKTAPIVATATPMPAVFKFDPISATGTAILFAAIISMMVLRIDIKTAFKTFGETLFELRWPILSIGMVLAFAFVTNFSGMSSTMALVLAGTGSAFPFFSPFLGWLGVFLTGSDTSSNALFGSLQATTAHQLGVSDVLMVAANSSGGVTGKMISPQSIAVACAATGLVGRESDLLRFTLKHSLLFATIIGLITLAQAYWFTGMLVH from the coding sequence ATGCAAACCTGGCAGCAGATCTACAACCCGCTCGGCAGCCTCGGGCTGTCCGCCCTGGTTGCCGTCATTCCCATCGTGTTCTTCTTCCTGGCGCTGGCCGTATTTCGCATGAAGGGGTACATCGCCGGCAGCATCACGCTGGCGCTGTCCATCATCCTGGCCATCTTCGCCTACGGCATGCCCGCCGACATGGCGCTGGCCGCCGCGGGTTACGGATTCATGTACGGCCTGTGGCCGATCGCCTGGATCATCGTGGCCGCCGTGTTCCTCTACAAGCTGACGGTGAAGAGCGGCCAGTTCGAAATCATCCGCAGCTCGGTGCTGTCCATCACCGACGACCAACGCCTGCAGGTGTTGCTGATCGGCTTCTGCTTCGGCGCGTTTCTGGAAGGGGCGGCAGGCTTCGGCGCGCCGGTGGCGATTACCGCAGCCCTGTTGGTGGGTCTGGGCTTCAACCCGCTCTACGCCGCAGGCCTGTGCCTGATCGCCAACACCGCGCCGGTGGCCTTCGGCGCCCTGGGCATCCCGATCATCGTCGCGGGTCAGGTGACCGGCATCGACCCGTTCAAGATCGGCGCCATGACCGGCCGCCAACTGCCGTTGCTGTCGCTAATCGTACCGTTCTGGCTGGTGTTCATCATGGACGGCCTGCGCGGCGTTCGGGAAACCTGGCCAGCGGCGCTGGTCGCAGGCCTGAGCTTTGCCATCGTGCAGTACCTGACCTCCAACTTCATCGGTCCGGAACTGCCCGACATCACCTCGGCCCTGGCCAGCATCGTCTGCCTGACCCTGTTCCTCAAAGTCTGGCAACCCAAGCGCGCCGCCAGCAGCGAAACGGTCGCCGTCAGCGGTGGCGCAGCCGTAATGGGCGGCGGGCCCACAGGCAAAGCCAGCACCGTCGGTGGCTCGACGCCAACGCCCTACAGCCTGGGGCAGATTCTCAAGGCTTGGTCGCCGTTCCTGATCCTGACCGTACTCGTCACCATCTGGACCCTGAAGCCGTTCAAGGCGATGTTCGCCCCGGGCGGCGCCATGTACAACTTCGTCTTCAACTTCGCCATCCCGCACCTGGACCAACTGGTGCTGAAGACCGCGCCCATCGTCGCCACCGCCACACCGATGCCCGCCGTGTTCAAGTTCGACCCGATCTCGGCTACCGGCACGGCGATTCTGTTTGCCGCGATCATCTCGATGATGGTGCTGCGCATCGACATCAAGACTGCGTTCAAGACGTTCGGTGAAACCTTGTTCGAACTGCGCTGGCCGATCCTGTCCATCGGCATGGTGCTGGCCTTCGCCTTCGTCACCAACTTCTCGGGCATGTCCTCCACCATGGCGCTGGTCCTGGCCGGTACCGGCTCCGCGTTCCCGTTCTTCTCGCCGTTCCTGGGCTGGCTCGGTGTGTTCCTCACCGGCTCGGACACCTCGTCCAACGCCCTGTTCGGCTCGCTGCAAGCCACCACCGCACACCAGCTGGGCGTGAGTGACGTGCTGATGGTGGCCGCCAACTCCAGCGGCGGCGTGACCGGCAAGATGATCTCGCCGCAGTCCATCGCCGTCGCCTGTGCTGCCACCGGGCTGGTGGGCCGCGAGTCCGACCTGCTGCGCTTCACGCTCAAGCACAGCCTGTTGTTCGCCACCATCATCGGCTTGATCACCTTGGCCCAAGCGTACTGGTTCACCGGCATGCTGGTGCACTGA
- a CDS encoding DUF2075 domain-containing protein, giving the protein MIVYAATKQQFLKDSDNDDIEEVILRHFKEATGKKVGASEIKSWQGSLTYMAKVLRDDGLPCDAGLAIELHIPQSSKRIDFLLTGRDEFQAKNAVLIELKQWSKATATTKDAVVKTALGGSQVETVHPSYQVWSYAALLQGFNEAVYDKSIKVRPCAYLHNYVSDGVINSSHYEPYTNKAPLFLKGPAELEKLRSFLKKHIVHGDNKEVLYELSNGKIRPSKALSEALNGLMKGKPEFILIDDQKAIFESALAAASQATIEGPKVLIIEGGPGTGKTVLAINLLVRLTALSLLSKYVSKNAAPRKVYESKLIGTVKRTHFSNFFSGSGAFIDTEPNTYDALIIDEAHRLNEKSGLYGNLGENQIKELIDSSKCSIFFIDEDQRVTLSDIGSKQAIRSFAKAKGATVEEYVLSSQFRCSGSDGYIAWLDDVLEIRPTAHPALDTSDYEFKVFDSPQAMHAAIEQKNHGNKARVVAGYCWPWLSKKDSKASDIVIGDNYARQWNLDQDGSLWIIAENSIEQVGCIHTCQGLEVDYIGVIIGPDLVVRKGQVVTSPHDRDKHDKSIRGWKKLMKEQPALAQQETDLIIKNTYRTLMTRGMKGCFLYCTDPETARYFASRVVGYGHR; this is encoded by the coding sequence GTGATCGTTTACGCTGCAACCAAACAGCAGTTTCTCAAAGACAGCGATAACGACGATATCGAAGAAGTGATTCTCAGGCATTTCAAAGAAGCCACCGGAAAGAAGGTTGGCGCTTCGGAGATCAAGTCCTGGCAAGGATCGCTGACTTACATGGCCAAGGTGCTTCGAGACGACGGTCTACCCTGCGACGCAGGCTTGGCCATCGAGCTGCATATCCCCCAGTCATCGAAACGCATCGACTTTTTGCTGACGGGCCGTGATGAGTTTCAAGCCAAAAACGCGGTTTTGATTGAGCTAAAGCAGTGGAGCAAAGCCACTGCCACCACAAAGGATGCCGTCGTAAAAACGGCACTGGGCGGCAGCCAAGTCGAGACTGTTCATCCCTCTTATCAGGTTTGGTCGTACGCCGCCCTACTGCAGGGCTTCAACGAGGCTGTCTACGACAAAAGCATCAAGGTACGGCCCTGTGCGTATCTGCATAACTACGTAAGTGATGGTGTCATCAATTCTTCTCACTACGAACCCTATACCAACAAAGCACCTTTGTTCCTGAAAGGCCCGGCTGAGCTCGAAAAGCTCCGAAGCTTTCTGAAGAAACACATCGTTCACGGTGACAACAAAGAGGTGCTTTACGAGCTTTCGAACGGGAAAATTCGCCCATCCAAAGCGTTGTCTGAAGCCCTGAATGGGCTAATGAAAGGCAAGCCTGAGTTCATATTGATCGATGATCAAAAAGCAATTTTCGAGTCCGCTCTCGCGGCAGCGAGCCAAGCCACTATTGAAGGTCCAAAGGTATTGATAATTGAGGGTGGTCCCGGTACCGGAAAAACGGTCCTGGCGATTAACCTGCTGGTAAGGCTCACTGCCTTGAGCCTGTTGAGCAAATATGTGTCCAAAAATGCTGCCCCACGCAAGGTGTACGAAAGCAAGTTGATCGGCACTGTAAAGCGAACACACTTCTCTAATTTTTTTTCCGGTTCGGGCGCATTTATCGATACCGAACCTAACACCTATGATGCGCTCATCATCGATGAGGCTCATAGGCTCAACGAAAAAAGCGGCCTGTACGGAAACCTTGGCGAAAACCAAATCAAGGAGCTGATCGATTCATCGAAATGCTCAATCTTTTTTATCGACGAAGATCAGCGCGTGACCCTGAGCGACATCGGTAGCAAGCAGGCGATTCGCTCCTTTGCCAAAGCCAAAGGCGCGACCGTTGAGGAGTACGTTCTGTCCTCTCAGTTCCGTTGCAGTGGCTCTGATGGCTACATTGCATGGTTGGACGACGTATTAGAGATTCGCCCCACAGCCCACCCCGCGCTCGACACCAGCGACTATGAGTTCAAGGTATTCGATTCCCCCCAAGCCATGCACGCCGCTATCGAACAGAAAAATCACGGTAACAAGGCTCGCGTGGTCGCAGGTTACTGCTGGCCTTGGCTCAGCAAAAAAGACTCCAAGGCTTCGGATATTGTTATCGGCGACAACTACGCACGCCAATGGAATCTGGATCAGGATGGTAGCTTATGGATTATCGCCGAAAACTCTATCGAACAGGTGGGGTGTATCCATACCTGTCAGGGTCTCGAGGTAGATTACATAGGAGTGATCATCGGGCCGGATCTGGTAGTGCGGAAAGGCCAGGTGGTGACATCGCCACATGACCGAGATAAGCATGACAAGTCGATTCGAGGTTGGAAAAAGTTGATGAAGGAGCAACCTGCCCTAGCACAACAAGAAACAGACTTGATAATTAAAAACACTTATCGGACGCTGATGACCCGTGGGATGAAGGGCTGTTTTCTGTACTGCACAGATCCGGAGACTGCACGGTATTTTGCCAGCAGGGTTGTCGGATACGGTCACAGGTAA
- the smpB gene encoding SsrA-binding protein SmpB, producing the protein MAKLKKHPTGTIAQNKKARHDYFIEHRFEAGLVLAGWEVKSLRAGKAQLVDSYVLLKDGEAWLMGSHFTPLTTASTHVIADPTRTRKLLLNRRELEKLFAQVQQKGYACVALSIYWSKHLIKCEIALGKGKKEYDKRDTERERDSNRELQRAVRNKGKED; encoded by the coding sequence ATGGCCAAATTAAAGAAACACCCTACAGGGACCATCGCGCAGAACAAGAAAGCGCGACACGATTACTTCATCGAACACCGTTTCGAGGCTGGCTTGGTCCTGGCCGGTTGGGAAGTAAAAAGCCTGCGTGCCGGCAAGGCGCAACTGGTGGACAGCTACGTGCTGCTCAAGGATGGCGAAGCTTGGCTGATGGGTAGCCACTTCACTCCCCTGACCACGGCCAGCACCCACGTGATCGCCGACCCGACGCGTACCCGCAAACTGTTGCTCAACCGCCGCGAGCTGGAAAAGCTGTTCGCTCAGGTTCAGCAAAAGGGCTATGCCTGCGTGGCCTTGTCGATCTACTGGAGCAAGCACTTGATCAAGTGCGAAATCGCTCTGGGCAAGGGCAAGAAGGAATACGACAAGCGCGACACCGAGCGCGAACGCGATTCCAATCGCGAGCTGCAGCGTGCCGTGCGCAACAAGGGCAAGGAAGACTGA
- the fur gene encoding ferric iron uptake transcriptional regulator: protein MVDNSELRKAGLKVTLPRVKILQMLESAQQRHMSAEEVYKALMEAGEDVGLATVYRVLTQFEAAGLVARHNFDGGHAVFELADGEHHDHMVDVDSGEVIEFTDHEIERRQKEIVTEHGYELVDHNLVLYVRKPK, encoded by the coding sequence ATGGTTGATAATAGCGAACTGCGTAAAGCCGGCCTCAAGGTGACCCTTCCACGGGTCAAGATCTTGCAAATGCTGGAATCGGCACAGCAACGTCACATGAGCGCCGAAGAGGTCTACAAGGCGCTGATGGAAGCTGGTGAGGATGTGGGCCTGGCCACGGTTTACCGTGTCCTGACCCAATTCGAAGCGGCCGGTCTGGTAGCCCGTCACAATTTCGACGGCGGCCATGCCGTGTTCGAATTGGCGGATGGCGAGCACCACGACCACATGGTCGACGTCGACTCCGGTGAAGTGATCGAGTTTACCGATCACGAGATCGAACGCCGCCAGAAAGAAATCGTCACCGAGCACGGTTACGAACTGGTGGATCACAACCTGGTGTTGTACGTGCGCAAGCCGAAGTAA
- a CDS encoding GAF domain-containing protein produces the protein MAPDYPPTLLSQEERAAIAEIEATTNILRLVTRLTNMRFAAITKFGDAELVICSVHDSADLGIGAGEAFPLEDTICSEFQRDPAPLLIPKVSHDHSFASRLIVKTYDLDSYVGVPIFLPDGRLYGALCAIDSRPVLFEDPDVCETLEIFARLIGCIFFASLAVKVAGVGIELE, from the coding sequence ATGGCACCCGACTACCCGCCCACCCTCCTGTCCCAAGAAGAACGCGCAGCCATTGCTGAAATCGAAGCCACCACCAACATCCTGCGGTTGGTAACCCGGCTAACCAACATGCGCTTCGCCGCGATCACCAAGTTCGGCGACGCCGAACTAGTGATCTGCTCCGTGCATGATTCTGCAGACTTAGGAATTGGCGCAGGAGAGGCCTTCCCACTGGAAGACACGATCTGCAGCGAGTTTCAGCGGGACCCCGCGCCGTTGCTGATCCCGAAAGTCAGCCATGACCACAGCTTCGCCTCACGACTCATCGTCAAGACCTACGATCTGGACAGTTACGTAGGCGTGCCCATTTTCCTGCCTGATGGCCGTTTGTACGGGGCGCTTTGCGCGATCGATTCGCGGCCTGTGCTGTTTGAAGATCCGGATGTGTGCGAAACGCTGGAGATCTTTGCCCGGTTGATCGGGTGCATATTTTTTGCGAGCTTGGCGGTGAAGGTGGCAGGTGTCGGGATTGAGTTGGAGTGA
- a CDS encoding type II toxin-antitoxin system RatA family toxin codes for MTTHIQRSALLPYPAQALYDLVNDVSRYPEFLPWCSATTILEETDTLMRANLDIAKGGLSQHFVTRNTLEPGRSIEMNLEEGPFNQLHGMWVFKPLGEKACKISLDLSFDYAGPIVRATLGPLFNQAANTLVDAFCQRAKQLHG; via the coding sequence ATGACTACCCATATTCAACGCTCGGCTCTGCTGCCCTATCCCGCTCAGGCCCTGTATGACCTGGTCAACGATGTGTCCCGCTATCCTGAGTTCCTGCCCTGGTGTTCGGCCACCACCATCCTCGAAGAAACCGATACCTTGATGCGTGCCAACCTGGACATCGCCAAGGGTGGGTTGAGTCAGCACTTCGTGACCCGCAATACCCTGGAGCCCGGCCGCTCCATCGAGATGAATCTGGAAGAAGGGCCGTTCAATCAGTTGCACGGCATGTGGGTGTTCAAGCCCCTGGGTGAGAAGGCCTGCAAGATCAGCCTCGATCTGTCCTTCGACTACGCTGGCCCGATCGTTCGCGCGACCTTGGGTCCGCTGTTCAATCAGGCTGCCAATACTCTGGTCGATGCTTTCTGCCAGCGCGCCAAGCAGTTGCATGGCTGA
- a CDS encoding RnfH family protein yields MADPLIDIEVAYAAVDDQALIALQVPVGTCVAQAIELSGIAERFPEVDFSQCPVGIFSSLLASPAEHVLRAGERIELYRPLLADPKEVRRLRAAKAAQARKVR; encoded by the coding sequence ATGGCTGATCCGTTGATTGATATCGAAGTGGCCTATGCCGCGGTCGATGACCAGGCATTGATCGCTCTTCAAGTGCCCGTCGGGACCTGCGTTGCGCAGGCCATCGAACTGTCCGGCATCGCCGAGCGCTTCCCGGAAGTGGATTTTTCCCAATGCCCTGTGGGTATCTTCTCAAGCCTGTTGGCGTCTCCCGCCGAGCATGTACTGCGAGCGGGTGAGCGCATCGAGCTTTACCGACCGTTGCTGGCGGATCCAAAAGAAGTGCGACGATTGCGCGCGGCCAAAGCGGCGCAGGCACGCAAGGTTCGCTAA